The proteins below are encoded in one region of Saccopteryx leptura isolate mSacLep1 chromosome 1, mSacLep1_pri_phased_curated, whole genome shotgun sequence:
- the JRKL gene encoding jerky protein homolog-like, whose product MSGKRKRVVLTIKDKLDIIKKLEDGGSSKQLAVIYGIGETTVRDIRKNKEKIITYASSSDSTSLLAKRKSMKPSMYEELDRAMLEWFNQQRAKGNPVSGPICAKRAEFFFYALGMDGDFNPSAGWLTRFKQRHSIREINIRNEKLNGDETAVEDFCNNFRDFIERENLQPEQIYNADETGLFWKCLPSRTSVIKGKCTVSGHKSIEERVTIMCCANATGLHKLKLCVVGKAKKPRSFKSTDTSNLPVSYFSQKGAWMDLSIFRQWFDKIFVPQVREHLRSKGLQEKAVLLLDNSPTHPNENVLRSDDGQIFAKYLPPNVASLIQPSDQGVIATMKRNYRAGLLQNNLEEGNDLKSFWKKLTLLDALYEVAMAWNLVKPVTISRAWKKILPTIEEKEGLDFDEEDISLATVATILQHTKGLENVTTENIEKWLEVDSTEPGYEVLTDSEIIRRAQGQTDESSENEEEEIELIPEKHINHAAALQWTENLLDYLEQQGDMILPDRLVIRKLRATIRNKQKMTNSSQ is encoded by the coding sequence ATGTCCGGGAAACGGAAGCGAGTGGTGTTAACTATTAAAGATAAGCTTGACATAATAAAGAAGCTCGAAGACGGAGGTTCTTCCAAACAACTGGCAGTTATTTATGGAATTGGTGAGACAACAGTTCgggatataagaaaaaataaggaaaagattaTAACGTATGCAAGCAGTTCTGACTCCACAAGTCTTCTGGCGAAGAGGAAATCAATGAAGCCATCCATGTATGAAGAGCTGGACAGAGCAATGCTGGAATGGTTCAACCAGCAAAGAGCAAAAGGGAATCCTGTATCCGGACCCATTTGTGCGAAACGGGCAGAGTTCTTCTTTTATGCTTTGGGGATGGATGGTGATTTTAACCCCTCTGCGGGTTGGTTAACTCGTTTTAAGCAGCGACACAGCATCAGAGAAATaaacattagaaatgaaaaattaaatggagATGAGACGGCTGTGGAAGATTTTTGTAACAACTTTCGAGACTTTATTGAACGAGAGAATCTGCAGCCTGAACAAATCTACAATGCAGATGAAACAGGACTCTTTTGGAAATGCCTACCTTCCAGGACTTCAGTAATCAAAGGGAAATGTACTGTCTCTGGGCACAAGTCAATTGAAGAAAGAGTCACTATCATGTGTTGTGCCAATGCAACAGGTTTACACAAACTTAAACTTTGTGTTGTGGGGAAAGCAAAGAAACCTCGCTCCTTTAAGTCCACTGACACCTCAAACCTGCCGGTTTCATATTTCAGCCAGAAAGGTGCATGGATGGATCTTTCCATTTTTCGACAGTGGTTTGACAAGATCTTTGTGCCACAAGTTAGAGAGCACTTAAGATCCAAAGGCCTGCAGGAAAAGGCTGTGCTCTTGTTGGATAACTCACCAACACATCCAAATGAAAATGTCCTTAGGTCAGATGATGgtcaaatatttgctaaatatttaCCACCTAATGTGGCTTCATTGATTCAGCCCTCAGACCAGGGTGTCATAGCAACCATGAAGAGAAACTATCGTGCAGGTCTTCTCCAGAACAACTTGGAAGAAGGTAATGACCTCAAGTCATTCTGGAAAAAGCTAACTCTGCTAGATGCACTTTATGAAGTAGCTATGGCATGGAATTTGGTTAAGCCAGTTACCATTAGCAGAGCATGGAAGAAGATTCTCCCTACCATAGAGGAGAAAGAAGGCTTGGACTTTGATGAAGAAGACATTTCACTGGCTACGGTGGCCACCATTTTGCAACACACAAAAGGACTGGAAAATGTGACAACTGAGAACATTGAAAAGTGGCTTGAAGTGGATAGTACTGAACCAGGTTATGAAGTATTAACTGACAGTGAAATCATCAGAAGAGCACAAGGCCAGACAGATGAATCCAGTGAAAATGAGGAGGAGGAAATAGAACTGATTCCAGAGAAGCATATCAATCATGCAGCTGCTCTCCAGTGGACTGAAAATTTATTGGATTATCTAGAACAACAAGGTGATATGATTCTGCCTGATAGATTGGTGATACGTAAACTTCGAGCCACCATCAGGAATAAACAGAAGATGACCAACTCAAGTCAATAA
- the LOC136388079 gene encoding double homeobox protein A-like, with product MHCRHSRTKFTEDQLKVLIQAFDQNPYPGYAIKQKLALEINIEESRIQIWFQNRRARHQVQKRPEHEEDLEASQDKDQPVEKTQSKEGRRCRTSYTSSQLHTLNTAFVNNPYPGIESREQLAKDIGVPESRVQI from the coding sequence ATGCACTGTCGACACAGCCGCACGAAATTCACGGAAGATCAGTTGAAAGTCCTCATCCAAGCATTCGACCAAAATCCTTACCCAGGTTACGCCATCAAACAAAAGCTTGCTTTAGAAATAAACATCGAAGAGTCCAGAATCCAGATTTGGTTTCAGAATCGAAGAGCAAGGCATCAAGTCCAGAAAAGACCAGAGCATGAGGAGGACTTAGAAGCAAGCCAAGACAAAGATCAGCCTGTAGAGAAGACTCAAAGTAAGGAAGGTAGACGTTGTCGGACCAGCTATACTTCCTCCCAGCTGCACACCCTCAACACGGCGTTTGTGAACAACCCTTATCCTGGGATTGAGTCCAGAGAGCAGCTTGCTAAGGACATCGGGGTTCCAGAGTCAAGAGTCCAAATTTGA